The genomic region AAATACTTAAAGTCTGACACGCCCATGGAAAACTTATGACCCTCCCCATCGATTCACGCATTGACCTATCCCGGTTACCTGCTCATGTCGGGATCATCATGGACGGCAATGGTCGATGGGCCAAGAAACGTTTTTTGCCGCGACTAGCCGGCCACCGCGAAGGTGTTAAGGCAGTGGATCGCGTTGTTTCTCACGCCAGTACAATGGGCATCAAAGCCCTCACCCTCTATAGTTTTTCCCTCGAAAACTGGAGTCGCCCCAGGGATGAAGTAAATGCCTTGATGGAAATTCTGGCTGAATATCTAGAACGGGAACTTTCCAGAATTCTCGAAGTAGGCATCCGCTTCAACACCATAGGTCATGTTGAGGACTTGCCTTTGTTTGCCCAGGAGTGGGTAAGCCGCGCGGTGGCCGAGACAGCTGACAGGGAAGGGATGATTCTTACCCTTGCGCTCAGCTACAGTTCGCGTCGTGAGATTGCCGATGCGGCACAGGCTCTGGCGCGCGAGGCGATTGCCGGAAAGATTTCCCCCGAGAATATCGATGAGAGCGACATCGAAAGGAACCTTTACACGTCCGATCTTCCGGAGCTTGATTTGTTGATTCGGACCAGTGGTGAGCTTCGCCTGTCTAATTATCTTTTGTGGCAGGCTGCTTATGCCGAAATGTATTTCACAGATCTGTATTGGCCAAATTTCGGAGAGCGGGAACTCGAATCCGCCGTTCTCGCCTTTCAATCCCGGGTGAGGAAATTTGGTTTGACTGAAGACCAAATCGCTCCTCCGAAAGTTTGAGCTGGCCGTGGTTCGTTTTTTA from Nitrospinaceae bacterium harbors:
- a CDS encoding isoprenyl transferase, which codes for MTLPIDSRIDLSRLPAHVGIIMDGNGRWAKKRFLPRLAGHREGVKAVDRVVSHASTMGIKALTLYSFSLENWSRPRDEVNALMEILAEYLERELSRILEVGIRFNTIGHVEDLPLFAQEWVSRAVAETADREGMILTLALSYSSRREIADAAQALAREAIAGKISPENIDESDIERNLYTSDLPELDLLIRTSGELRLSNYLLWQAAYAEMYFTDLYWPNFGERELESAVLAFQSRVRKFGLTEDQIAPPKV